The following proteins come from a genomic window of Terriglobales bacterium:
- a CDS encoding NUDIX hydrolase: MNRAYPQRPLVGVGAVIVDAARVVVVRRAGEPLKGHWSIPGGLIEAGETLQAAVVREAREETGLTVQVGELLEVFDRITLDAEGKVQYHFVLLDFLCRAVSGELKAGGDAAEARWLTAQELAGFPIALDAAEVLRKGLKRAEHDRGDRFLEEIKNPPQ, encoded by the coding sequence ATGAATCGCGCCTACCCGCAGCGTCCCCTGGTCGGTGTGGGTGCGGTCATCGTGGATGCAGCCCGCGTGGTCGTAGTGCGCCGCGCCGGTGAACCGCTCAAAGGCCATTGGTCCATCCCCGGCGGCCTGATCGAAGCCGGCGAAACTCTGCAAGCCGCCGTCGTCCGCGAAGCCAGGGAGGAGACCGGGCTCACGGTGCAGGTGGGCGAATTGCTCGAGGTCTTCGACCGCATCACGCTCGATGCCGAAGGCAAAGTGCAGTACCACTTCGTCCTTCTCGACTTCCTTTGCCGTGCCGTCTCAGGCGAACTGAAGGCCGGAGGCGACGCCGCCGAAGCCCGCTGGCTCACCGCCCAGGAGCTGGCCGGTTTTCCCATCGCTCTCGACGCCGCCGAAGTCTTGCGCAAGGGCCTAAAGCGCGCCGAGCATGACCGCGGCGACCGTTTCCTGGAAGAAATCAAGAACCCACCGCAGTAG